A window of the bacterium genome harbors these coding sequences:
- a CDS encoding cytochrome c3 family protein, translating into MKKAAILFTMFLMVLASSYSVFAQHDNNCKDCHSIHDAKGEKIIAVAPDTKTINPATKKPLSGISALCQGCHIGEGGPEIGIMKSHPVGIVPNPKRAQVPPEWLRDGGLFECSSCHDFHPSNPNYKYLRADVGANGSDLGKFCAVCHSDKRSKGEKKPAAPAEKK; encoded by the coding sequence ATGAAGAAAGCGGCAATTTTGTTTACAATGTTTTTAATGGTTTTGGCAAGCAGTTATTCTGTTTTTGCGCAGCATGATAATAACTGTAAAGACTGCCATAGTATTCATGATGCGAAAGGAGAAAAAATAATCGCGGTGGCTCCTGATACAAAGACCATTAACCCTGCGACAAAAAAACCTTTATCGGGTATTTCCGCATTATGCCAGGGATGCCATATAGGTGAAGGCGGCCCTGAAATTGGTATAATGAAGTCCCATCCGGTGGGAATTGTGCCAAATCCTAAAAGAGCACAGGTCCCTCCTGAATGGTTAAGAGACGGCGGGCTCTTTGAATGCAGCAGCTGCCATGATTTTCATCCAAGTAATCCTAATTATAAATATTTACGAGCTGATGTTGGAGCAAACGGCAGTGATTTAGGTAAATTCTGTGCGGTTTGTCATTCTGATAAACGATCTAAAGGTGAGAAAAAGCCGGCAGCGCCAGCAGAAAAGAAATAA